Genomic segment of Engystomops pustulosus chromosome 8, aEngPut4.maternal, whole genome shotgun sequence:
cccagaggaggagctacagagcaccagaatgcagggatacagtgccccagaggaggagctacagagcaccggacagcagggatacagtgccccagaggaggagctacagagcaccggacagcagggatacagtgccccagaggaggagctacagagcaccggacagcagggatacagtgccccagaggaggagctacagagcaccagacagcagggatacagtgccccagaggaggagctacagagcaccagggatacagtgccccagaggaggagctacacagcaccagacagcagggatacagtgccccagaggaggagctacagggcaccggacagcagggatacagtgccccagaggaggagctacagagcacCGGACAGCAGGGATAaagtgccccagaggaggagctacagagcaccagacagcagggatacagtgccccagaggaggagctacagagcaccagacagcagggatacagtgccccagaggaggagctacagagcaccggacagcagggatacagtgccccagaggaggagctacagagcaacggacagcagggatacagtgccccagaggaaGAGCTACAGAGCACCGgacagcagggatacagtgccccagaggaggagctacagagcaccagaatgcagggatacagtgccccagaggaggagctacagagcaccggacagcagggatacagtgccccagaggaggagctacagagcaccggacagcagggatacagtgccccagaggaggagctacagagcaccggacagcagggatacagtgccccagaggaggagctacagagcacCAGACAGCAtggatacagtgccccagaggaggagctacagagcacCGGACAGCAtggatacagtgccccagaggaggagctacacagcaccagacagcagggatacagtgccccagaggaggagctacagggcaccagacagcagggatacagtgccccagaggaggagctacagggcaccggacagcagggatacagtgccccagaggaggagctacagggcaccggacagcagggatacagtgccccagaggaggagctacagagcacCGGACAGCAGGGATagtgccccagaggaggagctacagggcaCCAAacagcagggatacagtgccccagaggaggagctacagggcaccagacagcagggatacagtgccccagaggaggagctacagagcaccagacagcagggatacagtgccccagaggaggagctacagagcaccagacagcagggatacagtgccccagaggaggagctacagggcaccggacagcagggatacagtgccccagaggaggagctacagagcaccagacagcagggatacagtgccccagaggaggagctacagagcaTCAGACAGCAGGGAAacagtgccccagaggaggagctacagggcaccggacagcagggatacagtgccccagaggaggagctacagagcaccagacagcagggatacagtgccccagaggaggagctatagagcaccagacagcagggatacagtgccccagaggaggagctacagagcacCAGAATGCAGtgatacagtgccccagaggaggagctacagagcaccagacagcagggatacagtgccccagaggaggagctacagagcaccggacagcagggatacagtgccccagaggaggagctacagggcaCCGGACTgcagggatacagtgccccagaggaggagctacagagcaccagacagcagggatacagtgccccagaggaggagctacagagcacCAGACAGCAtggatacagtgccccagaggaggagctacagagcacCAGAATGCAGtgatacagtgccccagaggaggagctacagagcaccagacagcagggatacagtgccccagaggaggagctacagagcaccggacagcagggatacagtgccccagaggaggagctacagggcaCCGGACTgcagggatacagtgccccagaggaggagctacagagcaccagacagcagggatacagtgccccagaggaggagctacagggcaccagggatacagtgccccagaggaggagctacagcacaccagacagcagggatacagtgccccagaggaggagctacagagcaccagacagcagggatacagtgccccagaggaggagctacacagcaccagacagcagggatacagtgccccagaggaggagctacagagcacCAGACAGAagggatacagtgccccagaggaggagctacagagcatcagacagcagggatacagtgccccagaggaggagctacagagcaccagacagcagggatacagtgccccagaggaggagctacagggcaccggacagcagggatacagtgccccagaggaggagctacagggcaccggacagcagggatacagtgccccagaggaggagctacagagcaccagacagcagggatacagtgccccagaggaggagctacagagcaccagggatacagtgccccagaggaggagctacacagcaccagacagcagggatacagtgccccagaggaggagctacagggcaccggacagcagggatacagtgccccagaggaggagctacagggcaccggacagcagggatacagtgccccagaggaggagctacagggcaccggacagcagggatacagtgccccagaggaggagctacagggcaccggacagcagggatacagtgccccagaggaggagctacagagcaccagacagcagggatacagtgccccagaggaggagctacagagcaccggacagcagggatacagtgccccagaggaggagctacagggcaccggacagcagggatacagtgccccagaggaggagctacagagcaccagacagcagggatacagtgccccagaggaggagctacagagcaccggacagcagggatacagtgccccagaggaggagctacagagcaccagacagcagggatacagtgccccagaggaggagctacagggcaccggacagcagggatacagtgccccagaggaggagctacagggcaccggacagcagggatacagtgccccagaggaggagctacagagcaccagacagcagggatacagtgccccagaggaggagctacagagcaccagacagcagggatacagtgccccagaggaggagctacagagcaccagaatgcagggatacagtgccccagaggaggagctacagagcaccagacagcagggatacagtgccccagaggaggagctacagggcaccagacagcagggatacagtgccccagaggaggagctacagggcaccagacagcagggatacagtgccccagaggaggagctacagagcattagaggaggagctacagagcaccggacagcagggatacagtgccccagaagaGGAGCTACAGAGCAGCAGAGGCAGTTATATGCTGTCAGACATGTGGCTCCTGTGACtacagcagaggaggaggagggggtctcCCGGGTTTGGACCCCGCTGTCGCTCACCTCGCAGGCCTTCGGGGCTCTCTCGCAGAACACCTCAATTTTGATGTCCCCCAGATCTGTGTGAAGCGTCACGGCCTGAAACGTAACAGATGGCGGCGTCATACGATGGTGACATAACAGCGAACACCTACCTCACTGCACCAACAGGGCGGCGCTAGGGGGCGGTCACACGACGGGCGGGTACTAGGGGGCGGTCACACGACGGGCGGGTACTAGGGGGCGGTCACACGACGGGCGGGTACTAGGGGGCGGTCACACGACGGGCGGTTACTAGGGGGCGGTCACACGACGGGCGGTTACTAGGGGGCGGTCACACGACGGGCGGTTACTAGGGGGCGGTCACACGACGGGCGGGTACTAGGGGGCGGTCACACGACGGGCGGGTACTAGGGGGCGGTCACACGACAGGCGGTTACTAGGGGGCGGTCACACGACGGGCGGTTACTAGGGGGCGGTCACACGACGGGCGGTTACTAGGGGGCGGTCACACGACGGGCGGTTACTAGGGGGCGGTCACACGACGGGCGGTTACTAGGGGGCGGTCACACGACGGGCGGTTACTAGGGGGCGGTCACACGACGGGCAGTTACTAGGGGGCGGTCACACGACGGGCAGTTACTAGGGGGCGGTCAAATGACTGACCCAAATAACACCAGGACGTATCTCATggatacatacacatacaaataGCACATACTTATTACCACAGACATGGAGAATCGCATATAAAGACACAGAGCCTGATAATAATCAGGGGACTACACTCACCATCGTATCCAAGAGCAGGCGTAACCCCTCTCCCCTCACACACACGGGATCCCTCTGCTGGGTGCACCAATATGGACGCTCCCGCGTTTTCCTCCTGCCCTCTGGGTGCAGTGGCTCACTTCCGGTGCAATGGTCAATTCCTCAATTTCGGGTGCACCAACATGGCTGCATAACAACATGTGTAGCCAGAAGGCGTTACTTCCGGTCTAAACGGAAGTGACGTAGTATTTGGGTGTAAAAAGATGGCGACCTGCTAAAGCTGCAGGTGGCGCCTGGTGGGCTGGACGgtgagtgcagggggcgctataacTGCTTTTAAGTCAGAGTGTTGTCATACCTCCAGGTTgctgctctctggtatcagccattccGTGAGGTATCAtcctctattactctctgttatcagacaTTGATGTGTCACCATATTCGGGGCCGtttcatattttacatttattttatctgTGTAACGTCACGGTCAGTCACAAGGTCATAGGTTACCTGGGGGCAGAGTTTATTGTGGTGGGAGGGGCATTACTGCGCAGCAGGAGGTGGAACCTATGTTAAGGCTCCTCCCCAGCGGAGAGCGCTATTCTGGAGACTATTCTGTTTCTGCTGTTTTCTTGTCCCAGGCTCCTCCTCTTTGACACGTGTGGAGTGTCCTCCTGTTACCAGCAGGGGGTGTGGATGGGCGTGGCTCTCCTTCCAAGTGTTTCCTGGCTCCTCCCCTTTGTCACATGCTTATGGCTAACGTCTTGTATTTTCTTGGTCCGGGGCTCCTCCTCCTTGTCATATGGTGGGGCCTCTGCTCTGTGGAGCATGACTTAGTTCCTTCCGATTTTCTTGTCCACAGGCTCATCCCCTTTGTCACATGCTGCGGCTCCTTCTTCAACCAATAGAGGGTGTTTTGGAGGTGCATGGCTCACGTCCCATCTGATTTCTTGTCTCCTAGCCCCTCCTTGTTGTCACATGCTGCAGGCCCTCCTTCCTGTTGTTTTAGATGCATATGGCTCACGTCTCTGGTGTTTTCTTGTCCCCCAGGCTCCTCCCCCTTGTCGCATGCTGTTGACCCACCCCTTTGGTTCCTCTTGTAGAAAATAGTTCAAACAGGCAGCACAGTTTGAGAAGAGGATTCCATCCAATGGGTGGCAGCTGGTGTGGGTCTGACCCAGGACCCCAAAGTAGCAGCACTCCGCCTTCCAAAGCAAGATGTGGATACAAGgcgacgtttcagctaactccatGTAGCCAATCTCAAGCAGCGTGAAACGTCGCCTTGTATCCACATGTGAAGAAAAATCTTTGGTTCCTCTTGTAGTTTCTCATGGCTCACGTCTCTGGTGTTTTCTTGTCCCCAGGCTCCTCCCCCTTGTCACATGCTGCGGGCCTGCCCCCTGTAGATGCACATGGCTCAAGTCTCTGGTGTTTTCTTGTCCCCAGGCTCCTCCCCCTTGTCGCATGCTGTGGTCCCGCCCCCTGTAGCTCCTCCTGTAGATGCACATGACTCACGTCTCTGGTGTTTTCTTGTCCCCAGGCTCCTCCCCCTTGTCGCATGCTGTGTGCCCGCCCCCTGTGGCTCCTGGCTGCCTCTCCCCGGTGGTCTCCtctgcggctggtgatggatctgTCCTCGGTGGTCTCTCGTCTGGACGCTCTGGCCCCCCCGGCGCTGGCGGAGAGCTGGGATAACGTCGGCCTCCTGGTGGAGCCCACCCCCCCGCACCAGGTGCGCAGGATCCTGCTGACCAATGACGTGAcggaggaggtcctggaggagGCACTGGGGGGCGGGGCTCACCTGCTGCTGTCCTATCACCCGCCCATCTTCAAGCCTCTGAAGCGTCTGACCTGCGGCCCCTGGAAGGAGCGGCTGATGGTGCGGGCGCTGGAGGGGCGTCTGGCCGTCTACTCCCCCCACACCGCCTGCGACGCCCTCGCCAATGGGGTCAATGCCTGGCTGGGGCGTGCGCTGGGTGAGTGACCTGTATGTGGcccctgcagcgctggggtcaTATGACCTGACGCCCCCTTCTCTGTCTGTTCAGGTCCCTGTGTGTCCGTGCCGCTCCGGCCCTCCACCGCCCTCTCCCACCCCGGAGGATACAGCCACGTCCTGGAGGTCAGGGGTGACCTCCCCGAGGCCATGCTCAGCAGGGTGAGCGCCCTACAGGGGGCGTGTGTGCGCACCTACCCGCTCAGGTAACCTGCAGGGGTATATACAGGtatgtactgtatacagtgctgcatacACCCCTGACACTGTGCACCCCCAGGGGCCAGGACCAGGGCGGCGCACGGGTGCGACTCAGCTGCTCCCAGAAAGCACTGCTGCAGGCTCTGGCCATACTAAAGGAGGACCCCGAGGTGTACAAGGGGGTGGAGCTACTCGCCCTGCAGAAGGTAAGACCCCAGTAAACTCCCTAGCCCATCCCCCTGCTGGTCACACATCATACTGCCCCCCTCTGGGGTGTCTCCCTTGTCTCTCTAGCCCCCTCTGCTGGACACACATCATACTGCCCCCCTCTGGGGCATCTCCCCTGtctctcctcatactgcccccctcTGGGGCATCTCCCCTGtctctcctcatactgcccccctcTGGGGCATCTCCCCTGtctctcctcatactgccccccttTGGGACATCTCCCCTGTCTCTCTAGCCCCCTCTGCTGGACACACATCATACTGTCCCCCACTGGGGTATCTCCCCTGtctctcctcatactgccccccttTGGGACATCTCCCCTGtctctcctcatactgccccccttTGGGGCATCTCCCCTGTCTCTCTAGCCCCCTCTGCTGGACacacatcacactgtcccccactggggtatctcccctgtctctcatcatactgccccCCTTTGGGACATCTCCCCTGtctctcctcatactgccccccttTGGGGCATCTCCCCTGTCTCTCTAGCCCCCTCTGCTGGACacacatcacactgtcccccactggggtatctcccctgtctctcatcacactgtcccccactggggtatctcccctgtctctcctcatactgccccccttTGGGGCATCTCCCCTGtctctcctcatactgccccccttTGGGACATCTCCCCTGtctctcctcatactgccccccttTGGGACATCTCCCCTGtctctcctcatactgccccccttTGGGACATCTCCCCTGtctctcctcatactgccccccttTGGGACATCTCCCCTGtctctcctcatactgccccccttTGGGACATCTCCCCTGcctctcctcatactgccccccttTGGGGCATCTCCCCTGtctctcctcatactgccccccttTGGGACATCTCCCCTGtctctcctcatactgccccccttTGGGACATCTCCCCTGcctctcctcatactgccccccttTGGGACATCTCCCCTGtctctcctcatactgcccccctcTGGGACATCTCCCCTGcctctcctcatactgcccccctcTGGGACATCTCCCCTGtctctcctcatactgccccccttTGGGACATCTCCCCTGtctctcctcatactgcccccctcTGGGACATCTCCCCTGcctctcctcatactgcccccctcTGGGACATCTCCCCTGTCTCTCTAGCCCCCTCTGCTGGACACGGGGATGGGTCGCCTCTGCACTCTCTCGGAGCCGGTGTCCATTGCTGAGGCTGTGGAGCGTGTTAAGCGTCATGTGGGAGTCCAGCATCTGCGTCTCGCCCTGGGGCGAGGGAAGACAATGGGTGAGTGTGACCCCTTGGTCAGTGCATTGTATGTGGGGGTCTTCCCATTCTGGGCTAACTCCTCCCgcttttcccagaatcctctgtgGGGGTGATGGCCGTGTGCGCCGGTTCTGGGAGCAGCGTCCTGAGTGGAACCCCCGCTGATCTCTACCTGACAGGTAACTGCCCAGTATAGCAGCTTGTCTCTATGgagagcgccccctacagggatCAGGGTGGTCACTACTGATCCTGGGGCCCTGTGTAAGATACACTGGATGCTGTGATCCGGGGCCCCTGCCCGGACCCGTGACAGGAGTCTCAGTGTTCTCCCCTGATGGTGCCGCTCCTATGCTCAGGACACTTGTGGTATTACAGCTCCGCTGTATGAAAGTGATTGTGACATGACCTGTAGACAGGGGGCGCTGTTTATAAGCCCCTTCACCTTCTTGCCCTCCTCCCGCAGGCGAGATGTCGCATCACGAGGTCCTGGATGCGACGGCGGAGGGTCGCAGCGTCATCCTGTGTGAGCACAGCAACTCAGAGCGGGGGTACCTGCAGGAACTGGGGGTCCAGATCACACACTGCCTGGACGGGAAGGTGGAGGTGCTGCACGCCCATACTGACCGGGACCCCCTACTGGTGGTGTGAGGAGACGCACTCTGACAACTCTGCCTGTCACTGATAATAAACATGAAATAATTCACACAACGTCTCCACCTGTTCATTACATCATCGTCTGACTTATAGCTTAAcctatggctgataacagagagtaatagattgtatcccccccccctgtacagtctcctctccccgggatgtaatggctgataacagagaggaatagattgtatcccccctgtacagtctcctctccccggggtgtaatggctgataacagagagtaatagattgtatcccccctgtacagtctcctctccccgggatgtaatggctgataacagagagtaatagattgtatcccccctgtacagtctcctctccccggggtgtaatggctgataacagagagtaatagattgtatccccccctgtacagtctcctctccccaggatataatggctgataacagagagtaatagattgtatcccccctgtacagtctcctctccccggggtgtaatggctgataacagagagtaatagattgtacccccctgtacagtctcctctccctggggtgtaatggctgataacagagagtaatagattgtatcccccctgtacagtctcctctccccgggatgtaatggctgataacagagagtaatagattgtatccccctgtacagtctcctccccccgggatgtaatggctgataacagagagtaatagattgtatcccccctgtacagtctcctctccccaggatgtaatggctgataacagagagtaatagatcgtatccccctgtacagtctcctctccccgggatgtaatggctgataacagagagtaatagattgtatccccctgtacagtctcctctccccggggtgtaatggctgataacagagagtaatagattgtatccctcccccctgtacagtctcctctccctggggtgtaatggctgataacagagagtaatagattgtatccccctgtacagcctcctctccccggggtgtaatggctgataacagagagtaatagattgtatcccccctgtacagtctcctctccccggggtgtaatggctgataccagagagtaatagattgtatccccctgtacagtctcctctccccggggtgtaatggctgataccagagagtaatagattgtatcccccctgtacagtctcctctccccgggatgtaatggctgataacagggagtaatagattgtatccccatgtacagcctcctctccccggggtgtaatggctgataacagagagtaatagattgtatcccccctgtacagtctcctctccccggggtgtaatggctgataccagagagtaatagattgtatccccctgtacagtctcctctccccggggtgtaatggctgataccagagagtaatagattgtatcccccctgtacagtctcctctccccgggatgtaatggctgataacagagagtaatagattgtgtcccccctgtacagtctcctctccccggggtgtaatggctgataccagagagtaatagattgtatcccccctgtacagtctcctctccccgggatgtaatggctgataacaaaaaataatagattgtatccccccctgtacagtctcctctccccggggtgtagtggctgataacagagagtaatagattgtatccccccctgtacagtctcctctccccggggtgtagtggctgataacagagagtaatagattgtatccccctgtacagtctcctctccccggggtgtaatggctgataacagagagtaatagattgtatcccccctgtacagtctcctctccccgggatgtaatggctgataacagagagtaatagattgtatcccccctgtacagtctcctctccccgggatgtaatgctgataacagagagtaatagattgtatcccccctgtacagtctcctctccccgggatgtaatggctgataacagagagtaatagattgtatcccccctgtacagtctcctctccccggggtgtaatggctgataacagagagtaatagattgtatccccctgtacagtctcctctccccggggtgtaatggctgataacagagagtaatagattgtatcccccctgtacagtctcctctccccggggtgtaatggctgataacagagagtaatagattgtatcccccctgtacagtctcctctccccgggtgtaatggctgataacagagagtaatagattgtatcccccctgtacagtctcctctccccggggtgtaatggctgataacagagagtaatagattgtatcctgtacagtctcctctccccggggtgtaatggctgataacagagagtaatagattgtatccccctgtacagtctcctctccccgggatgtaatggctgataacagagagtaatagattgtatcccccctgtacagtctcctctccccgggatgtaatggctgataacagagagtaatagattgtatcccccctgtacagtctcctctccccggggtgtaatggctgataacagagagtaatagattgtatccccctgtacagtctcctctccccgggatgtaatggctgataacagagagtaatagattgtatcccccctgtacagtctcctctccccggggtgtaatggctgataacagagagtaatagattgtatcccccctgtacagtctcctctccccaggatgtaatggctgataacagagagtaatagattgtatccccccctgtacagtctcctctccccggggtgtaatggctgataacagagagtaatagattgtatccccccctgtacagtctcctctccccgggatgtaatggctgataacagagagtaatagattgtatcccccctgtacagtctcctctccccgtgatgtaatggctgataacagagagtaatagattgtatccccccctgtacagtctcctctccccggggtgtaatggctgataacagagagtaatagattgtatccccctgtacagtctcctctccccggggtgtaatggctgataacagagagtaatagattgtatccccccctgtacagtctcctctccccggggtgtagtggctgataacagagagtaatagattgtatcccccctgtacagtctcctctccccggggtgtaatggctgataacagagagtaatagattgtatccccccccccccctgtacagtctcctctccccgggatgtaatggctgataacagagagtaatagattgtataccccctgtacagtctcctctccccggggtgtaatggctgataacagagagtaatagattgtatcccccctgtacagtctcctctccccggggtgtaatggctgataccagagagtaatagattgtatcccccctgtacagtctcctctccccggggtgtaatggctgataacagagagtaatagattgtatccccctgtacagtctcctctccccgggatgtaatggctgataacagagagtaatagattgtatcccccctgtacagtctcctctccccggggtgtaatggctgataacagagagtaatagattgtatcccccccctgtacagtctcctctccccgggatgtaatggctgataacagagagtaatagattgtatccccctgtacagtctcctctccccggggtgtaatggctgataacagagagtaatagattgtatccccctgtacagtctcctctccccgggatgtaatggctgataacagagagtaatagattgtatcccccctgtacagtctcctctccccgggatgtaatggctgataacagagagtaatagattgtatccccccctgtacagtctcctctccccgggatgtaatggctgataacagagagtaatagattgtatccccctgtacagtctcctctccccgggatgtaatggctgataacagagagtaatagattatatccccctgtacagtctcctctccccgggatgtaatggctgataacagagagtaatagattgtatcccccctgtacagtctcctctccccggggtgtaatggctgataacagagagtaatagattgtatccccctgtacagtctcctctccccggggtgtaatggctgataacagagagtaatagattgtatccccccctgtacagtctcctctccccggggtgtaatggctgataacagagagtaatagattgtatccccccctgtacagtctcctctccccgggatgtaatggctgataacagagagtaatagattgtatccccccctgtacagtctcctctccccggggtgtaatggctgat
This window contains:
- the NIF3L1 gene encoding NIF3-like protein 1 isoform X2, which codes for MLCARPLWLLAASPRWSPLRLVMDLSSVVSRLDALAPPALAESWDNVGLLVEPTPPHQVRRILLTNDVTEEVLEEALGGGAHLLLSYHPPIFKPLKRLTCGPWKERLMVRALEGRLAVYSPHTACDALANGVNAWLGRALGPCVSVPLRPSTALSHPGGYSHVLEVRGDLPEAMLSRVSALQGACVRTYPLRGQDQGGARVRLSCSQKALLQALAILKEDPEVYKGVELLALQKPPLLDTGMGRLCTLSEPVSIAEAVERVKRHVGVQHLRLALGRGKTMESSVGVMAVCAGSGSSVLSGTPADLYLTGEMSHHEVLDATAEGRSVILCEHSNSERGYLQELGVQITHCLDGKVEVLHAHTDRDPLLVV
- the NIF3L1 gene encoding NIF3-like protein 1 isoform X3, with the protein product MLCARPLWLLAASPRWSPLRLVMDLSSVVSRLDALAPPALAESWDNVGLLVEPTPPHQVRRILLTNDVTEEVLEEALGGGAHLLLSYHPPIFKPLKRLTCGPWKERLMVRALEGRLAVYSPHTACDALANGVNAWLGRALGPCVSVPLRPSTALSHPGGYSHVLEVRGDLPEAMLSRVSALQGACVRTYPLRGQDQGGARVRLSCSQKALLQALAILKEDPEVYKGVELLALQKPPLLDTHHTAPLWGISPVSPHTAPLWGISPVSPHTAPLWGISPVSPHTAPLWDISPVSLAPSAGHTSYCPPLGYLPCLSSYCPPLGHLPCLSSYCPPLGHLPCLSSPLCWTHITLSPTGVSPLSLIILPPFGTSPLSLLILPPFGASPLSL
- the NIF3L1 gene encoding NIF3-like protein 1 isoform X1 — encoded protein: MLRLLLQPIEGVLEAPPPCRMLCARPLWLLAASPRWSPLRLVMDLSSVVSRLDALAPPALAESWDNVGLLVEPTPPHQVRRILLTNDVTEEVLEEALGGGAHLLLSYHPPIFKPLKRLTCGPWKERLMVRALEGRLAVYSPHTACDALANGVNAWLGRALGPCVSVPLRPSTALSHPGGYSHVLEVRGDLPEAMLSRVSALQGACVRTYPLRGQDQGGARVRLSCSQKALLQALAILKEDPEVYKGVELLALQKPPLLDTHHTAPLWGISPVSPHTAPLWGISPVSPHTAPLWGISPVSPHTAPLWDISPVSLAPSAGHTSYCPPLGYLPCLSSYCPPLGHLPCLSSYCPPLGHLPCLSSPLCWTHITLSPTGVSPLSLIILPPFGTSPLSLLILPPFGASPLSL